The following DNA comes from Paracoccus methylovorus.
CTGCCATCAGCACGTCGCGCTTTGTCATGGTTCGGGCGACATAGGTAGAAATGCCGCCTGCCGAATCCAGCAGGATGCACCGCTTGCCGATCATGGTCAGTTGATAGCGCATCAACTCGACCACGGGCAGCGAACGCATCTGGCCGATCAGATAGATCGTCTCGGCATGCTGAAGCAGCGTTGCGGCCTCGACCAGGTCCTCCTGCCGGATATCGGTCAGCATTTCCTGCAATGAGGCGATATCCCGCACCACGAGATCGCTGAGAAAGCCGAATTCATTCCTGTCGCCAGAGGTATGCAACTCGGTCTCCAGCGCCTTCACGCGGGCCTCAAACCCCGGTGCCGCCGTGGCGAGACGTCGCTGGAACAGAGACTGCAATTCCTTGAAGCCTTTATAGCCAAGGGCCTGCGCGAAACGCACGAAGCTGGAGGCATGGATCCCGCAACGGTCGGCGATCGCATTGACCGATTGCACGGCGACGTCGTTCGGATTCTGGGTCAGAAACACCGAAATCCGCTGGTATGTCTTGCTCATCTGATCGTGGCGTTCGTGGATCAACCGGATCAGATCTTCATAGTCTTTTGGCGGTAAGGCATGGGTCATGAATTTGCTCCTGCCGCCACATTGCAACAGAAATTGCAAAGTTCCAAGCCCGAAGGGTCGCGGGTTCTTGGTTGCGGCACCGTCCCGTCATCCCTTGGTTTCGCATCCACCAACCCCGGCCGGGTTCAGCTTTCGGCATCGCGCCGTTCAAGGATGTCCAGCATGCGTTGGCGCGCGGCATCGGGCAGGTTGTCAGGCAGGTCGGCCTCGTTGGCCGGGGTGTCGCCGACCTGAATCAACATCACCATGCCCATGGTGTAATGCGGCGAGCATTTGATACCCCAGATCCCCGCGTCGGTCAGGATGACCTCGATCTCTTCGTTGATCTTGCCCACGAACTTCCTGCCATCTCCGGGGATCATTCCGGCGATGGTGGCGGCGTTGTGGCCGGGATCGGCGGCAATGAATTTGACCGTATCCCCGGGCTGGACCATCAGGTATTCGGGCTCCATTTCGCTGGTGACGGGATCACCGGTCAGATACTCGCGCTTGACGGCGATGTAGTCGGCCGGAAAACGGCGGCGGTTCATCTCGGCCGCGACGATGAAGGTCGGGTTTGCCTTGGCGAGGGTTTCCCAGCCCACGGTCGGCCATTCCTCTTGCGAGGAGACGACGTTCCTGACGCCCAGTTTCGACAGCATCCAGCCCGGCACGGCATTGGTTCCCGCGCG
Coding sequences within:
- a CDS encoding MurR/RpiR family transcriptional regulator, which produces MTHALPPKDYEDLIRLIHERHDQMSKTYQRISVFLTQNPNDVAVQSVNAIADRCGIHASSFVRFAQALGYKGFKELQSLFQRRLATAAPGFEARVKALETELHTSGDRNEFGFLSDLVVRDIASLQEMLTDIRQEDLVEAATLLQHAETIYLIGQMRSLPVVELMRYQLTMIGKRCILLDSAGGISTYVARTMTKRDVLMAVSFRFYAKEVVDVVDEAGARGMDVIAISDSTLSPFAKSAKVLFPVPEHDYTFSRSLAAPMCLAQALTISVAARVQQNADAPRIPTVTGT
- a CDS encoding plastocyanin/azurin family copper-binding protein; this encodes MKIQPATAKPRAGTNAVPGWMLSKLGVRNVVSSQEEWPTVGWETLAKANPTFIVAAEMNRRRFPADYIAVKREYLTGDPVTSEMEPEYLMVQPGDTVKFIAADPGHNAATIAGMIPGDGRKFVGKINEEIEVILTDAGIWGIKCSPHYTMGMVMLIQVGDTPANEADLPDNLPDAARQRMLDILERRDAES